The stretch of DNA CAGTCGTCAGTACGCCCACCACAGCGCAATCGATCACCTCTGGACGGGTGACCGAAATTTTAGACAGCGATCAGGTCTATATCCAAGAAGCGATCGCTCGGGTGAATGATACGGCTAGCCAAGGGCAGCAAGTGCGCACCGGCAGTGCCCGCGCGCAAGTTAACTTCAACACAGGAGCAGTAGCTCGTCTAGCCAGCAACTCTGTATTGACCATTGGACAATGCGCCAATTTACAGCGCGGCACCCTACTGGTGAATGGTTCGATCAATGGCTGCACCCCCTCTACCCTAGCTGGGGTAAGAGGTACGACCTATTTGCTATCCGTTGATGAGGCAGGACAGGAGACTATTCAGGTGCTAGAGGGTGAAGTGACCCTGAGCAAGCAGGTGGCGGTCGATACGGCCCCAGATACCGCTCCATTAGAGACTTCAGATGGTACATCGGATGTCAACCAGGATTCCATCACCTTGATGGCG from Candidatus Obscuribacterales bacterium encodes:
- a CDS encoding FecR domain-containing protein; translated protein: MLRRFTELMGRHWQTVLSFSLGLCLCFGLAVVSTPTTAQSITSGRVTEILDSDQVYIQEAIARVNDTASQGQQVRTGSARAQVNFNTGAVARLASNSVLTIGQCANLQRGTLLVNGSINGCTPSTLAGVRGTTYLLSVDEAGQETIQVLEGEVTLSKQVAVDTAPDTAPLETSDGTSDVNQDSITLMAGEKVQTTEGEDFGTVERMTANDFIEILLGELFDAFSGELPGMDQIRESFTQLFPGVPYPSGISPIESIAPPRPSLPF